One region of Mycolicibacterium rhodesiae NBB3 genomic DNA includes:
- a CDS encoding ArsA family ATPase: MGTTSEDRSAVGWPSRLTKARLHFVTGKGGTGKSTIAAALALALAAGGRKVLLVEVEGRQGIAQLFDVPPLPYEEVKIATADGGGTVNALAIDTEAAFLEYLDMFYNLGLAGRAMRRIGAVEFATTIAPGLRDVLLTGKIREIVTRAEKGKHPVYDAVVVDSPPTGRISRFLDVTKAVSQLAKGGPVHSQAESVVKVLHSDLTAIHLVTLLEALPIQETLEAIEELKELGLPIGSVIVNRNIPSYLPPDDLIKAAEGVIDADAVRAGLNDVGITLSDTDFAGLLTETIQHATRIQARAESAEQLDELDLARLQLPQISDGVDLGSLYELAEALAQQGVR; this comes from the coding sequence GTGGGCACCACCTCTGAAGACCGCAGCGCGGTCGGTTGGCCGTCCCGCCTGACCAAGGCGCGGCTGCACTTCGTCACGGGCAAGGGCGGAACTGGTAAGTCGACCATCGCCGCCGCACTAGCGTTAGCGCTCGCCGCAGGCGGCCGCAAGGTGCTGTTGGTGGAAGTCGAAGGGCGGCAAGGCATCGCGCAGTTGTTCGACGTGCCACCGCTGCCCTACGAAGAGGTCAAGATCGCCACCGCCGACGGAGGCGGGACAGTGAATGCGCTGGCGATCGACACCGAGGCGGCATTCCTCGAATACCTCGACATGTTCTACAACCTCGGTCTGGCCGGCCGGGCCATGCGACGGATCGGCGCGGTGGAATTCGCCACGACGATCGCGCCCGGCCTGCGCGACGTGCTCCTCACTGGCAAGATCCGCGAGATCGTCACCCGCGCCGAGAAGGGTAAGCACCCCGTCTACGACGCCGTCGTCGTCGACTCGCCCCCGACGGGCCGCATCTCCCGGTTCCTCGACGTCACCAAGGCCGTCTCTCAGTTGGCCAAGGGCGGTCCGGTGCATTCGCAGGCCGAAAGTGTCGTCAAGGTGCTGCACTCGGACCTCACCGCGATCCATCTGGTGACCCTGCTCGAGGCGCTGCCCATCCAGGAGACGCTGGAGGCCATCGAAGAGCTCAAGGAGTTGGGCCTGCCGATCGGCAGCGTCATCGTCAACCGGAACATCCCGTCGTATCTGCCGCCGGATGACCTGATCAAGGCGGCCGAGGGCGTAATCGATGCCGACGCTGTCCGCGCCGGGCTGAACGACGTAGGAATCACGTTGTCCGACACCGACTTCGCGGGGCTGTTGACCGAGACGATTCAGCATGCCACTCGGATCCAGGCACGAGCCGAGAGTGCCGAGCAGCTCGATGAGCTCGACTTGGCGCGTCTGCAGCTTCCGCAGATTTCCGATGGCGTCGATCTGGGCAGCCTCTACGAACTCGCCGAAGCGCTCGCCCAGCAGGGGGTCAGATAG
- a CDS encoding DUF4177 domain-containing protein: MSEPTRWEYATIPLLTHATKQILDQWGEDGWELVSVLPGPTGEQHVAYLKRPK; this comes from the coding sequence ATGAGCGAGCCGACCCGCTGGGAATACGCCACCATCCCGCTGCTGACGCATGCGACCAAACAGATCCTCGATCAGTGGGGAGAAGACGGCTGGGAGCTGGTGTCGGTGCTCCCCGGCCCGACCGGGGAGCAGCACGTCGCCTACCTCAAGCGGCCCAAGTGA
- a CDS encoding RidA family protein, with protein MSVSAKLAELGIQLPDVVPPLAAYVPAARTGNLVYTAGQLPMDAGSLVQSGKVGADVTPEDGKALARVCALNALAAVHSLVGIDSVTRVVKVVGFVASAPGFNGQPGVINGASQLFGEVFGDAGAHARSAVGVSELPLDAPVEVEVIFEVA; from the coding sequence GTGAGTGTCTCGGCGAAACTCGCCGAACTGGGCATACAGCTGCCCGACGTGGTGCCGCCGCTGGCGGCCTACGTGCCTGCCGCGCGTACCGGAAATCTGGTCTACACCGCAGGCCAGCTGCCCATGGATGCAGGAAGCCTGGTCCAGTCGGGCAAGGTGGGTGCGGACGTGACACCCGAGGACGGCAAGGCGCTGGCTCGGGTGTGTGCGCTCAACGCGCTGGCCGCGGTCCATTCGCTGGTCGGCATCGATTCGGTGACCCGCGTTGTCAAGGTCGTGGGATTCGTGGCATCCGCCCCGGGCTTCAACGGGCAACCGGGAGTCATCAACGGGGCATCACAGCTGTTCGGTGAGGTGTTCGGCGACGCCGGAGCGCATGCCCGGTCGGCCGTCGGGGTCTCGGAGTTGCCGTTGGATGCGCCGGTCGAAGTCGAAGTCATATTCGAGGTCGCGTGA
- a CDS encoding MBL fold metallo-hydrolase, which translates to MSLEHPAYKKLRPVTETASVLLCDNPGLLTLEGTNTWVLQGPGSDEKVVVDPGPEDDEHIDLIAGLGRIPLVLISHKHEDHTGAIDKLVDRTGAVVRSVGSGFLRGLGGPLTDGEVIDAAGLRITVMATPGHTCDSVSFLLDDAVLTADTVLGRGTTVIDKEDGSLREYLDSLQRLRGVGHRTVLPGHGPELADLEAVSDMYLAHREERLDQVRAALRELGEDASARQIVEHVYTDVDEKLWDAAEWSVQAQVNYLRD; encoded by the coding sequence GTGAGCCTCGAGCACCCCGCGTACAAGAAGCTCCGTCCGGTGACGGAGACCGCGTCGGTGCTGCTGTGTGACAACCCTGGCCTGCTGACCCTCGAGGGCACCAACACCTGGGTGCTGCAGGGGCCCGGCAGCGACGAGAAGGTCGTCGTCGATCCCGGACCCGAGGACGACGAGCACATCGACCTGATCGCCGGCCTCGGCAGGATTCCGCTGGTGCTCATCAGCCACAAGCACGAGGACCACACCGGTGCCATCGACAAGCTGGTCGACCGGACCGGCGCGGTGGTCCGCTCGGTGGGCAGCGGCTTCCTGCGGGGGCTCGGGGGCCCGCTGACCGACGGCGAGGTCATCGACGCGGCGGGACTGCGCATCACCGTGATGGCCACACCCGGGCACACCTGCGACTCGGTCTCGTTCCTGCTCGACGATGCGGTGTTGACCGCCGATACGGTGCTCGGCCGCGGCACGACCGTCATCGACAAGGAGGACGGCAGCCTGCGGGAGTACCTGGACTCGCTGCAGCGGCTGCGTGGCGTCGGTCATCGAACGGTTCTTCCCGGCCACGGCCCCGAGCTCGCCGACCTGGAAGCGGTCAGCGACATGTACTTGGCGCATCGCGAGGAGCGACTCGATCAGGTGCGCGCGGCGCTGCGGGAACTAGGTGAGGACGCCAGCGCGCGGCAGATCGTCGAGCACGTTTACACCGACGTCGATGAAAAGCTTTGGGACGCAGCGGAATGGAGCGTACAGGCGCAGGTGAACTACCTTCGCGACTAG
- the crp gene encoding cAMP-activated global transcriptional regulator CRP, with amino-acid sequence MDEILARAGIFQGVEPSAVSALTKQLQPVDFPRGHTVFAEGEPGDRLYIIVSGKVKIGRRSPDGRENLLTIMGPSDMFGELSIFDPGPRTSSATTITDVRAVSMDRDALRAWIADRPEIAEQLLRVLARRLRRTNNNLADLIFTDVPGRVAKQLLQLAQRFGTQEGGALRVTHDLTQEEIAQLVGASRETVNKALADFAHRGWIRLEGKSVLISDSERLARRAR; translated from the coding sequence GTGGACGAGATCCTGGCGAGGGCCGGAATCTTCCAGGGAGTCGAACCCAGCGCCGTTTCCGCGCTGACCAAGCAATTGCAGCCCGTCGACTTCCCACGTGGGCACACCGTGTTCGCAGAGGGTGAACCCGGCGATCGGCTCTACATCATCGTTTCCGGCAAGGTCAAGATCGGCCGCCGCTCACCCGACGGCCGCGAGAATCTGCTGACGATCATGGGCCCGTCGGACATGTTCGGCGAGCTGTCGATCTTCGACCCCGGCCCGCGGACATCCAGCGCCACGACGATCACTGATGTGCGCGCCGTGTCGATGGACCGCGACGCCCTGCGCGCCTGGATTGCCGACCGCCCCGAGATCGCCGAGCAGTTGTTGCGCGTACTGGCCCGCCGGCTGCGGCGCACCAACAACAATCTCGCCGATCTGATCTTCACCGACGTGCCCGGCCGCGTGGCCAAGCAGTTGCTCCAGCTGGCTCAGCGGTTCGGCACACAGGAGGGCGGCGCGCTGCGGGTCACGCACGACCTCACCCAGGAGGAGATCGCTCAGCTCGTCGGTGCCTCGCGCGAGACCGTCAACAAGGCGCTCGCCGACTTCGCGCACCGCGGCTGGATTCGGCTCGAGGGTAAGAGCGTGCTGATCTCCGACAGCGAGCGGCTGGCTCGAAGGGCGCGCTAG
- the nth gene encoding endonuclease III — MSRHVGNAQYAVFVTVPKRARKRDGETRLGLVRRARRMNRELAQAFPHVYCELDFTNPLELAVATILSAQSTDKGVNLATPALFKKYRTALDYAQADRTELEELIRRTGFYRNKANSLIRLGAELVERFDGQVPATLEELVTLPGIGRKTANVILGNAFGIPGITVDTHFGRLVRRWQWTAEEDPVKVEHAVGELIERSEWTDLSHRVIFHGRRVCHARKPACGVCVLAKDCPSFGTGPTDPLLAAPLVKGPETDHLLALAGL, encoded by the coding sequence ATGTCTCGGCACGTCGGTAATGCTCAGTACGCTGTTTTCGTGACCGTGCCAAAGCGTGCCCGCAAAAGAGACGGCGAGACCCGCCTCGGCCTCGTGCGGCGGGCCAGGCGAATGAATCGCGAGCTGGCACAGGCCTTTCCGCATGTGTACTGCGAACTGGACTTCACCAATCCGCTCGAATTGGCCGTCGCGACGATTCTGTCCGCGCAGAGCACCGACAAAGGGGTCAATCTCGCCACCCCCGCGTTGTTCAAGAAGTACCGCACTGCACTGGACTATGCGCAGGCCGACCGTACGGAACTCGAGGAGTTGATCCGGCGCACGGGGTTTTACCGCAACAAGGCCAACTCGTTGATCCGGCTGGGCGCCGAACTCGTCGAGCGCTTCGACGGGCAGGTGCCCGCCACACTGGAAGAACTCGTCACGCTGCCCGGCATCGGCCGCAAGACCGCCAACGTCATCCTGGGAAATGCCTTCGGGATTCCCGGCATCACCGTCGACACCCACTTCGGCAGGCTCGTCCGGCGGTGGCAGTGGACCGCGGAAGAGGACCCGGTGAAGGTCGAGCACGCGGTCGGTGAATTGATCGAGCGCAGTGAATGGACCGACCTGAGTCACCGGGTGATATTCCACGGCCGCCGCGTCTGCCACGCGCGCAAACCCGCCTGCGGCGTGTGCGTGCTCGCCAAGGATTGCCCGTCGTTCGGCACCGGCCCGACCGATCCGCTGCTCGCGGCGCCATTGGTCAAAGGCCCGGAAACCGACCATCTGCTGGCGCTGGCCGGTCTCTAG
- a CDS encoding TlpA family protein disulfide reductase, with product MQTSTRWTVAVLVVVVALGAALWLQLGGGESETGSSGSATPRDRRDADTVQALAGPRADADLEPCPAPGVGDGPEAVRGIILECAGDGSSVDVAKAVSGRTVVLNLWAYWCAPCARELPAMAEYQRRVGAEVTVLTVHQDENETAALLRLAELGVHLPTLQDGRRRIAAALEVPNVMPATVVLRSDGSVAAILPRSFDNADEIAAAVGPVIGP from the coding sequence ATGCAGACCTCGACTCGATGGACCGTCGCGGTGCTGGTTGTGGTGGTCGCACTTGGCGCGGCCCTGTGGCTTCAGCTGGGTGGCGGCGAGTCCGAAACAGGTTCGTCAGGTTCCGCCACGCCACGCGACCGGCGCGACGCCGACACCGTGCAGGCCCTGGCGGGCCCCCGGGCCGACGCCGACCTGGAACCATGTCCGGCACCCGGTGTGGGCGACGGTCCGGAGGCCGTGCGCGGAATCATCCTGGAATGCGCCGGTGACGGCTCCAGCGTCGACGTTGCCAAGGCCGTGTCCGGTCGGACTGTCGTGTTGAACCTGTGGGCGTACTGGTGCGCCCCCTGCGCCCGTGAACTTCCCGCGATGGCCGAATACCAGCGCCGCGTCGGCGCCGAGGTGACAGTGCTGACGGTGCATCAGGACGAGAACGAGACCGCGGCGCTGCTCCGCCTGGCCGAACTCGGCGTCCACCTGCCGACACTGCAGGACGGCCGCCGCCGGATCGCGGCCGCGCTCGAGGTTCCCAACGTCATGCCAGCGACGGTTGTACTGCGTTCGGACGGTAGCGTTGCCGCAATCCTGCCGCGGTCGTTCGACAACGCCGACGAGATTGCTGCGGCGGTGGGGCCGGTGATCGGCCCGTAG
- a CDS encoding NUDIX hydrolase, translated as MSWASEGSELAPDVAPPWLKPLVDNAKDIKHAYRRRVSPEVLAMVTAANTKASITGQRRDAAVLVLFSGPAEAAPGSGLAEADLLVTVRASTLRHHAGQAAFPGGAADPGDDGPVHTALREANEETGLDVGRLQPLATLERMFIPPSGFHVVPVLAYSPDPGPVAVVDESETAVVARVPVRAFVNPENRIMVYRKENTRRSAGPAFLLNEMLVWGFTGQVVSAMLDVAGWAQPWNTDDIRELEDAMALVGHDTGGQARSDLGIDTDYGRAQP; from the coding sequence GTGAGCTGGGCCAGCGAGGGGAGCGAGCTCGCCCCCGACGTCGCCCCGCCATGGCTGAAACCCCTGGTCGACAACGCCAAGGACATCAAGCACGCCTACCGCCGGCGGGTGTCGCCCGAGGTGCTGGCGATGGTGACGGCGGCCAACACCAAGGCCAGCATCACCGGACAACGCCGTGATGCGGCGGTGCTGGTGCTGTTTTCGGGCCCCGCCGAGGCAGCGCCGGGCAGCGGACTGGCTGAGGCTGACCTGCTGGTCACGGTGCGCGCGTCCACTCTGCGCCACCATGCCGGGCAGGCCGCCTTCCCAGGGGGGGCAGCCGACCCGGGCGATGACGGCCCGGTGCACACCGCTCTACGTGAGGCGAATGAGGAGACCGGGCTCGACGTGGGCCGACTGCAGCCGCTGGCCACCCTGGAGCGGATGTTCATCCCGCCGTCAGGCTTCCATGTGGTGCCGGTGCTCGCGTACTCGCCTGATCCTGGGCCTGTCGCGGTGGTCGACGAGTCCGAAACAGCGGTGGTGGCCCGCGTACCGGTTCGGGCGTTCGTCAATCCCGAGAACCGAATCATGGTCTACCGCAAAGAGAACACCCGTCGCTCCGCCGGACCTGCGTTCTTGCTCAACGAGATGCTGGTGTGGGGATTCACCGGGCAGGTCGTCTCGGCGATGCTCGACGTCGCGGGTTGGGCGCAGCCCTGGAACACCGACGACATCCGGGAACTAGAGGACGCAATGGCGCTTGTGGGTCA